Proteins encoded together in one Penicillium digitatum chromosome 1, complete sequence window:
- a CDS encoding Concanavalin A-like lectin/glucanase, subgroup, whose product MVSSAGSLSAGSLMFALLCSPVAATTYSLVETWQGNNFLDSFNFHVGSDPTNGFVNYLDKETAEKTGLVKVTEAGSVYLGVDHATKLDPRGKRGRDSVRIGSKKYYDQSLVIADIAHMPGGVCGTWPAFWSVGKNWPADGEIDIIEGVNLQEHNEIVMHTAGTCSLTDTEMTGSVNATGCGEDLGTVGCKVEGHEGSYGTSFNKQKGGVYSLQWTDEFLKIWYFPRSAIPPSITSGQPDVTEFGTPMALVEESCDVANAFKSQSFVFDVTFCGDWAGGVYGDSGCPMTDGDSFQSCHNFVANNPAQFKETYWEINSVKIYQAGGKGIASGSSPEHKPATTAAAPVGVQTTAETHAANTAAATHSAAPKEGKIPGAVQDLPTAPIPTVAATAESPATEVAEYPSTGKKTRTFTSLVTATETFCPEAEKASAIDTHSVVPTPVVQSVQAPPHGQDPEARTSARTSAPPVAPTSGLTPVPTGHGHTNSKSLPASTAKSAAAEHTSVPAESFSGSWENPYAIPPAVVSDVPYNASNALIPAPTDVSPKQTNSATSGFFVPSGSKSGVSPVFTGAADRLSMSISALFFAVIVAFFV is encoded by the coding sequence ATGGTTTCTTCAGCAGGTTCATTGAGCGCGGGATCGCTTATGTTCGCATTGTTATGTTCACCCGTGGCTGCCACCACTTATTCACTGGTGGAGACGTGGCAGGGAAACAATTTCTTGGATTCATTCAATTTCCACGTTGGTTCCGACCCGACAAATGGCTTTGTCAACTATCTCGACAAGGAGACCGCCGAAAAGACAGGCCTCGTCAAGGTCACCGAGGCCGGTAGTGTGTATCTGGGGGTCGATCATGCTACCAAGCTGGACCCCAGAGGCAAGAGGGGCCGTGATTCGGTGCGCATTGGCAGCAAGAAATACTACGACCAGTCTCTGGTGATCGCCGATATTGCGCACATGCCTGGTGGCGTCTGCGGAACCTGGCCGGCCTTCTGGTCTGTCGGAAAGAATTGGCCTGCAGACGGTGAGATCGACATCATCGAGGGTGTCAACTTGCAGGAACACAACGAGATCGTCATGCACACAGCCGGCACTTGCAGTTTGACAGATACGGAAATGACTGGCTCGGTGAACGCTACAGGGTGTGGCGAGGATCTAGGCACCGTCGGTTGCAAGGTTGAGGGCCACGAAGGCAGCTATGGCACATCTTTCAACAAACAAAAGGGTGGAGTTTATTCGTTGCAGTGGACCGACGAGTTCCTCAAGATTTGGTACTTCCCCCGAAGCGCCATCCCGCCCTCGATAACTAGCGGCCAGCCCGATGTAACCGAGTTCGGTACCCCAATGGCACTGGTGGAGGAATCGTGTGATGTTGCCAACGCCTTCAAGTCCCAGTCGTTTGTATTTGATGTCACTTTCTGTGGAGACTGGGCAGGTGGAGTGTATGGTGATTCTGGTTGCCCCATGACCGACGGCGATTCTTTCCAAAGCTGCCACAATTTCGTTGCCAACAATCCCGCGCAGTTCAAGGAGACTTACTGGGAAATCAATTCGGTCAAGATCTATCAGGCCGGCGGGAAGGGAATTGCCTCCGGTTCATCCCCCGAGCACAAGCCGGCTACGACTGCCGCTGCTCCGGTAGGAGTGCAGACCACTGCGGAGACCCACGCTGCTAACACTGCTGCTGCGACGCACTCGGCCGCTCCCAAGGAAGGGAAAATCCCTGGAGCAGTTCAGGATCTTCCTACTGCGCCTATTCCTACTGTTGCAGCTACTGCCGAAAGCCCTGCTACTGAAGTAGCCGAGTACCCTTCCACCGGCAAGAAGACTCGCACATTCACCTCTTTGGTCACTGCAACCGAGACCTTCTGCCCCGAGGCCGAAAAGGCATCCGCGATTGACACCCACTCCGTGGTCCCCACTCCAGTTGTGCAATCTGTCCAAGCCCCACCCCATGGTCAAGATCCCGAGGCACGAACCTCTGCGCGGACCTCTGCGCCTCCTGTGGCCCCTACCTCCGGCCTCACGCCCGTTCCAACCGGTCACGGCCACACGAACTCGAAATCTCTCCCTGCTTCTACCGCTAAATCTGCTGCAGCTGAACACACCTCGGTCCCCGCTGAGTCCTTCAGTGGCTCATGGGAGAACCCCTATGCGATTCCCCCTGCCGTTGTTTCCGACGTTCCTTACAATGCCTCCAATGCACTGATCCCTGCCCCTACCGATGTCTCGCCAAAGCAGACTAACTCGGCTACATCTGGTTTCTTTGTTCCCTCCGGCTCTAAATCTGGCGTCAGCCCGGTCTTTACCGGTGCCGCCGATCGATTGTCCATGAGCATCTCCGCTCTCTTCTTTGCAGTCATTGTTGCATTCTTTGTTTAG
- a CDS encoding Male sterility, NAD-binding produces MGIQSGSQAAQAGPSSNINPLVQEFGSLQVLEDLIHLRAADIIQQPILAYPRLENDPASYEYYTGKRLDAMINLAAIRLMDDGFKQATKSPSIVALLTLSDLNMVITFFALSRLGYTVMMLSPRLSGEACVSLLETVNCESIIYGQSPNIRSTLGDILRRRLVSCRPVLSCSLYNKLQSPSLVLHRNQNSERIALILHSSGSTGTPKPLFLTHKAIMTHPLRGPGLTSFNTLPWYHLHGLSTALQAMWMRKTAYLWNATLPLTAEFVAQALEEARPESVAAVPYMLQILIDDPRGITALRQCKLVTYGGAPCPDELGDRLVSEGVHFGGSFGLTEAGLVAESISRPKDDPCWNYLKFFDNIRSYVWMKPISASESLFECVYLAGHPALTTSNSNEPPGSFHSKDVFTPHPTIAGRWKYISRLDDRINLVNGEKVLPLPIEGHIKQHPLVHDTVVVGVGKAAPGLLVLRANEPEANRLSDDEYLNAIWPTIQEANSQAEAFSQISRNMVAILACDNQFARTDKGSMIRGRVYHEYNELIEGLYAEKQQLCENLQLDPVETELVLLQISDQELGISLAGVDANFFSGGIDSLKAIHFRRLILQHFKFEQTQTPGLNAIFEAGCISQLAQDICALQKGETRNDVESDVSVMTGLIKKYSVFERHTPRPYPFSGPTSVLLTGATGSIGAHVLYELLNDDSISTVYCLTRRESSLEAILRTLVDKNLFISPEQKTKIVAFNSRIDQPDFRTSLDERTVRHMLDSVSLIIHTAWPVNFNLPLTEFEPHIQRLHNLIQFSLSVRSREPAVLMFCSSVSTALGSRSAKILEAPVDLDSAFMGYGQSKLIGERIVSNARRRGARAYSLRIGQVSGHSKKGLWNDSEALPLMIRSALTLGALPELSQTCSWLPVDKLASIILELARTCATPVVFGESQASSSAVAEHVDDSIFNLSNSREFTWSSLLHTLQNCGFQFDVVPFEEWLLRLRRSETRGEELVNPAVKLLHHYETMHGKKSPLMQNGPKTFMTEKAERSSVTLRKGGLRIIDDGILSCYAQDWLRRWMI; encoded by the exons ATGGGCATCCAAAGTGGAAGCCAGGCAGCACAGGCTGGTCCCTCCAGCAATATCAATCCATTGGTTCAGGAGTTCGGATCGCTTCAGGTCCTTGAAGACTTGATTCACTTGCGAGCCGCTGATATTATTCAGCAACCTATTCTGGCATATCCTCGTCTCGAAAATGATCCGGCTTCCTATGAATACTATACCGGGAAACGTTTAGATGCTATGATAAACCTGGCTGCCATCAGGCTTATGGATGATGGATTCAAACAG GCAACGAAAAGTCCATCCATCGTGGCTCTTCTTACCTTGTCCGACCTAAACATGGTGATCACCTTTTTTGCCCTAAGTCGACTGGGCTATACCGTCATGATGCTCTCACCGAGACTCTCGGGTGAAGCCTGCGTATCATTGCTGGAAACGGTCAACTGCGAGTCAATCATATATGGCCAATCCCCCAACATCCGCTCAACGTTGGGCGATATTCTTCGCCGGAGGCTAGTAAGCTGCCGGCCAGTGCTGTCATGCTCTCTATACAACAAACTCCAATCGCCGTCACTTGTTCTGCATCGTAATCAAAACTCCGAAAGAATTGCTTTGATTCTTCATTCCTCGGGATCAACAGGCACCCCCAAACCGCTGTTCCTCACCCACAAAGCAATCATGACTCACCCGCTGAGAGGCCCGGGGCTCACCTCTTTTAACACCTTGCCATGGTATCACCTCCATGGACTGTCCACCGCATTGCAGGCAATGTGGATGCGAAAGACAGCCTATCTGTGGAACGCGACGCTGCCTTTGACCGCAGAGTTCGTCGCTCAAGCCCTCGAAGAAGCCAGGCCAGAGTCTGTGGCCGCTGTTCCATACATGCTACAGATCTTGATTGATGATCCGCGCGGTATAACAGCGCTAAGACAATGCAAGTTAGTTACCTACGGAGGTGCACCCTGTCCCGACGAGCTGGGCGATCGCCTAGTAAGCGAGGGTGTACACTTTGGAGGTTCATTCGGCCT CACCGAGGCAGGTCTTGTTGCAGAATCAATCTCCCGACCAAAAGATGATCCGTGTTGGAATTATCTGAAATTCTTTGACAACATCCGATCCTATGTCTGGATGAAGCCCATCTCTGCATCAGAATCGCTTTTCGAGTGCGTTTATCTTGCTGGTCATCCAGCACTAACCACCTCGAATTCAAACGAGCCACCAGGATCTTTCCATTCGAAAGACGTGTTTACCCCTCATCCTACAATTGCCGGAAGGTGGAAATACATCTCCCGATTGGATGATCGTATCAATCTGGTGAATGGTGAAAAGGTTTTACCACTCCCGATTGAAGGTCATATCAAACAACACCCTTTGGTTCATGATACAGTTGTAGTCGGGGTGGGCAAAGCTGCTCCAGGACTATTGGTTTTGCGAGCGAACGAACCGGAAGCCAATCGTCTCTCAGATGACGAATACCTCAATGCCATCTGGCCGACTATCCAAGAAGCCAATTCTCAGGCAGAGGCTTTCTCTCAGATCTCCCGCAATATGGTTGCTATACTGGCATGTGACAATCAGTTTGCTCGAACGGACAAAGGGTCCATGATCCGAGGACGGGTTTATCATGAATACAATGAGCTTATCGAAGGTCTTTACGCCGAGAAGCAACAGCTCTGTGAGAATCTTCAGCTTGATCCGGTAGAGACAGAACTTGTCCTTCTCCAAATATCCGACCAAGAACTTGGGATATCTCTCGCTGGTGTTGACGCCAATTTTTTCTCTGGCGGCATTGACAGTCTCAAGGCAATCCACTTCCGACGTCTCATTCTTCAGCATTTCAAGTTCGAACAGACCCAGACTCCTGGTCTAAATGCCATATTCGAAGCGGGCTGCATATCACAGCTGGCTCAAGATATATGTGCTTTGCAAAAAGGGGAGACAAGAAACGATGTCGAGAGTGATGTATCTGTGATGACGGGATTGATCAAGAAATACTCCGTGTTTGAAAGGCACACACCCCGACCTTATCCTTTCTCGGGGCCAACCAGTGTG CTTTTAACAGGTGCCACCGGGTCAATTGGAGCCCATGTGTTATACGAGCTGCTCAATGACGACTCCATCTCCACAGTGTACTGTCTCACGCGACGAGAGTCATCACTGGAGGCAATACTCCGCACTCTTGTCGACAAAAATCTTTTCATATCCCCTGAGCAGAAGACAAAGATTGTTGCCTTCAACAGCCGTATCGACCAACCCGATTTTCGTACCTCTCTGGATGAACGTACGGTCAGACACATGCTCGACTCAGTCTCACTCATTATTCACACAGCATGGCCTGTTAACTTCAATCTTCCCCTGACCGAGTTCGAGCCGCACATTCAAAGACTACACAATCTGATCCAATTCTCCTTATCGGTGCGGAGTCGTGAGCCTGCCGTCCTGATGTTCTGCTCATCCGTCTCCACCGCGCTCGGATCTCGATCAGCCAAGATCCTCGAAGCACCGGTTGACTTGGATAGCGCCTTTATGGGCTATGGGCAGTCCAAGTTAATCGGCGAACGGATTGTGAGCAATGCACGGCGCAGGGGAGCAAGGGCATACTCTCTTCGAATTGGCCAGGTCTCGGGTCACTCGAAGAAGGGCCTCTGGAACGACTCCGAAGCTCTGCCGTTGATGATCCGGTCGGCGTTGACCCTGGGAGCACTCCCTGAACTATCACAGACGTGTTCCTGGCTTCCGGTGGATAAGCTTGCTTCCATCATTCTTGAACTAGCCAGGACTTGTGCTACCCCGGTTGTGTTTGGAGAGAGTCAGGCGTCCAGCTCGGCTGTGGCAGAGCATGTTGATGACTCGATTTTCAATTTGAGCAATTCTCGTGAATTCACCTGGTCGTCTTTACTTCACACGCTGCAAAATTGTGGGTTTCAATTTGATGTTGTGCCATTTGAAGAATGGTTACTGAGACTTCGTCGGAGTGAGACAAGGGGGGAGGAACTTGTCAATCCGGCGGTCAAGCTCCTTCATCATTACGAGACGATGCATGGGAAGAAATCGCCTTTGATGCAGAATGGACCAAAAACGTTTATGACAGAGAAAGCCGAGAGGAGTAGTGTGACTTTGCGAAAGGGTGGCTTGAGAATAATTGACGATGGAATCCTGAGCTGCTATGCTCAGGATTGGTTAAGGAGGTGGATGATCTAG
- a CDS encoding Xylose isomerase-like, TIM barrel domain, whose amino-acid sequence MHSLPKARIEDNSRWKPAIATVSLGAANLHPIIAKLDAVALNGQQGLELFHDDIAQLARTLRAHATDLELRTDRDYEIDAAHAIRDLSAERDLQIVALQPFRHYEGLLDPERHAERIDELKHWVQLCKILGDSLFILIPSSFLDASEITSDRERLAADLAEAADVAFPVRIAYEALAWGTYINTWEDSWDVIKRANRPNLGICLDTFNIAARVWADPTAATGRLGPSADRDLRESMVRLIQEVDPDRVLMVQLADGERVEPQTPFLQAPGLPTLLAWSRNARLFPCEEDRGGYLPIREVTDACINGLGYTGWISMEVFSRSTWEDNPAVPMEHAARASRSWLKVLRMLKEKLEKRSL is encoded by the coding sequence ATGCATTCTCTTCCTAAAGCCCGTATTGAAGACAACTCGCGATGGAAGCCAGCTATAGCAACAGTTAGTTTGGGAGCCGCGAATTTACACCCCATCATCGCCAAACTCGATGCTGTCGCCCTCAATGGCCAACAAGGACTTGAACTTTTCCATGATGATATAGCGCAGCTCGCCAGGACCCTTCGCGCGCATGCAACTGATCTTGAACTCCGCACTGATCGAGACTATGAAATAGACGCAGCGCACGCTATCAGGGATTTATCTGCTGAGCGTGATCTGCAGATTGTAGCTCTCCAACCTTTCCGACACTACGAGGGTCTCCTTGATCCAGAACGGCATGCGGAACGCATTGATGAACTCAAGCATTGGGTGCAATTATGCAAGATCCTTGGTGACTCACTCTTCATCCTGATCCCATCATCTTTTCTCGATGCCTCGGAGATCACCTCCGACAGAGAGCGTCTCGCAGCCGACCTAGCCGAGGCCGCAGATGTAGCATTCCCCGTGCGCATTGCATACGAGGCCCTGGCATGGGGGACATACATCAACACTTGGGAGGACTCATGGGATGTGATCAAACGGGCCAATCGACCCAATCTCGGCATCTGTCTCGATACATTCAACATAGCAGCGCGAGTGTGGGCCGACCCCACCGCCGCAACAGGCCGACTTGGCCCAAGCGCAGACCGAGATCTGCGGGAGTCGATGGTCCGGCTTATACAGGAGGTTGACCCGGACCGAGTGCTGATGGTTCAACTTGCCGATGGCGAGCGGGTTGAGCCACAAACGCCCTTTCTTCAAGCACCAGGCCTACCTACTCTACTAGCCTGGTCACGGAATGCGCGTCTCTTTCCGTGTGAAGAGGATCGGGGTGGATACCTTCCGATTCGCGAGGTGACGGATGCTTGCATCAACGGCTTGGGTTATACCGGGTGGATCAGTATGGAGGTCTTCTCGAGATCGACCTGGGAAGATAACCCGGCCGTGCCGATGGAGCATGCCGCCCGCGCCAGTCGGTCCTGGCTGAAGGTCCTGCGAATGTTGAAAGAGAAGCTGGAGAAGCGGTCCCTCTAG